DNA sequence from the Rhizobium sp. NXC14 genome:
CTCAACCCTTGACGCCGCCGGCAGTCAGCCCCGAAATGATCCGGCGCTGGAATATCAAAACAAGCACGACAACCGGCACGGTGACGATCACCGAAGCCGCCATGATGTTGCCCCAGGGAATTTCGAACGCGCTGTTGCCCGAAAGCAGGGCGATGGCGACCGGCACCGTCCGTTGCGTATCGGACGATGTGAACGTCAGCGCGAAAAGAAACTCGTTCCAGGCGGCGATGAAAGCGAGCAGCCCTGTTGTCACCAGCGCCGGCCACATCAGCGGCATGAAGACCTGAGTGACGATGACCCATGGCGAGGCGCCGTCGACGATCGCCGCCTCCTCGATCTCGATCGGCAATTCCCGCATGAAGGTCGTCAGCACCCAGACAGTGAATGGCAGCGTGAAAATCACGTAGGAAAAGATCAGCGCGAAGGGTGTGTTGAAGATGCCGATCCAGCGGATCAGTTCGAAGAGGCCTGCAAGCACGGCAATCTGAGGAAACATCGACACCGACAGGATGGTCAACATCAAGAGTGCCCGTCCGCGGAAGTGAACCCTGGCCAAAGCGAACGAAGCGGTGATCGAGAGCAGCAGCGATGCTGAAACCACGACGCAGGCAATCATCGCGGAATTCGCAAGGCTGCGAACGAAACTGCCCTGCCCCATGACGGAAGCATAGTTGCTGAAGGAGATCGAGGTCGGCCAATAATCGACTTGGAAAAGGGCCGTGCCGGTCTTCAGGCTGGTGAGGATCGCATAGTAGAACGGGAAAACCGCAATGATGACGATGATCGTAACGAGCAGGTAGAAAAGCGTGTTCCTGGTGATCGAAAGCAGCATCAGCGTTCCTCCCCGCCGAGCTTAACGCGGCCGAACCAGATATAGAGGACGGTGACAGAGGCGATGATAAGGAAAAGCACCGTCGAGGCGGTGGCGCCATAGGCGAACTTGTCGAAGTCGAACAGGTTCTCGCGCGCCATGACCGACATGGTCTTCGTTTGCGCATTGTTGGGCGTCAGAACATAGATCAGGTCGAAGATGCGCATCGCATCCAGCATCCGGAAGATCACGGCAACCATGATGGCAGGCCGGATCAGCGGCAGCGTCAGACGCCAGAAAACCTTGACCGGATTGACGCCGTCGATCTTGGCCGCTTCATAAATA
Encoded proteins:
- a CDS encoding carbohydrate ABC transporter permease, which gives rise to MLLSITRNTLFYLLVTIIVIIAVFPFYYAILTSLKTGTALFQVDYWPTSISFSNYASVMGQGSFVRSLANSAMIACVVVSASLLLSITASFALARVHFRGRALLMLTILSVSMFPQIAVLAGLFELIRWIGIFNTPFALIFSYVIFTLPFTVWVLTTFMRELPIEIEEAAIVDGASPWVIVTQVFMPLMWPALVTTGLLAFIAAWNEFLFALTFTSSDTQRTVPVAIALLSGNSAFEIPWGNIMAASVIVTVPVVVLVLIFQRRIISGLTAGGVKG